Genomic window (Streptomyces sp. RerS4):
ACGATCGTTCTCCGCCTGTCCAGAGAGGCCCCGCATGACCACCCCCGCCGTACGCCCGCCCCTTCCCCCCTTCACCGAGGAGTCCGCCCGAGCCAAGGTGCAGGCCGCCGAGGACGCGTGGAACAGTCGCGACCCCGAACGCGTCGCGCTCGCCTACACCGAGGACTCGGTCTGGCGTAACCGCGACCGCTTCCTCACCGGCCGCGACGAGATCCGCGCCTTCCTCGCCGACAAGTGGGAACGCGAACTCGACTACCGCCTCCGCAAGGAGCTGTGGGCCTACACCGGCAACCGCATCTCCGTCCGCTTCGAGTACGAGTGGCACGACGCGGCCGGCCAGTGGTTCCGCAGTCACGGCAACGAGCAGTGGGAGTTCGACCCCGACGGCCTCATGCGCCGCCGCGAGGCCAGCATCAACGACGTCCCCATCACCCCCGAGGCCCGCCGCCTCCTCGCCTAGCCAATCGACTCCACCCCGCTGCCCTGCGCGGCCTCCCGCGAGACCGTTAAACGCTCCGACCTGGCCGGACACGACCCCGGCCGGGGTCTTCGCCCGCACCGGACGACGACTCCTCGCCCTGGCCGCCGGCATCTGGCACAACTGGACCACGGGCGCCAAGATCAAACGGTCTCTGATCGCCTACGACCACCGAGAACATCGGACTCATTCATCTGGCGCGTGCCGCGCAGCCCGTCGAGGAGACGGGCGACGTGGGCGGGGGCGTCGGCGGGGTCGAGGGGGGCGTGGCCGACCAGGAGGCGGTACCAGAACGGGCCGAAGACCTGGTCGACCGCCAGATCCAGGTCGAGGCCGGGGGCAGAGGGGGTGCCGGTGCCGGTCTCGGTGTCGGGGTGGGTGGCCGGTGGCGGGAGCTCGCCGCGATCGGCGGCCCGCAGCAGGAGCTCCTTGAGGGCGCCGCGCCGGCTCTCCACCCACTGGCGGAAGGGCTCGGCGAAGTCCGGGTCGAGCTGAGCCTCGGCCATCAGGCCGCGCAGTGCCTTGACCCGTAGGGGATGTGCGGCGACGCGGTACAGGGCGGCGACGAACTCGGTGAGATCGCCGGCGAGGCTGCCGGTGTCCGGGGTGGGCATGCGGG
Coding sequences:
- a CDS encoding TetR/AcrR family transcriptional regulator, whose protein sequence is MPAESSPTRRTRPPRTGGRVRSQEAHDAVLAAAAELLEEVGYQGVTMEGVARRADVAKSTVYRWWKSKPVLVMDAYRATVEARMPTPDTGSLAGDLTEFVAALYRVAAHPLRVKALRGLMAEAQLDPDFAEPFRQWVESRRGALKELLLRAADRGELPPPATHPDTETGTGTPSAPGLDLDLAVDQVFGPFWYRLLVGHAPLDPADAPAHVARLLDGLRGTRQMNESDVLGGRRRSETV
- a CDS encoding nuclear transport factor 2 family protein; the protein is MTTPAVRPPLPPFTEESARAKVQAAEDAWNSRDPERVALAYTEDSVWRNRDRFLTGRDEIRAFLADKWERELDYRLRKELWAYTGNRISVRFEYEWHDAAGQWFRSHGNEQWEFDPDGLMRRREASINDVPITPEARRLLA